Proteins from a single region of Labedella gwakjiensis:
- a CDS encoding ABC transporter ATP-binding protein/permease yields MSQASTGRPARPATPGGRPGGPPNGGHAGGHPGGRPGGGRPGHPAPDTPLDPRVVRATPRSAIVVPLVLGLVSAASLSVFFVLVGRFLDLIADGETAGSTDLLLLCALPVVAVVCGIISSQVTARSVGVTERRLRGMVLGHVIDLGVARRSDAAAGRLVSAATTDVEKAAGYRAGFVGPIAATMAGPVLVILVIGIAIDPVSALWLAIAIPVIPLVVGGFQRAFRKVSGSYRRSAGMLSAAFLEAVQGLSTLVLHRAENRTAQDLAARGEDNRRQVMRLLAANQLLILVVDAAFSLGTLALAATLAIVRSLDGTLTFGQAVSVVLLSTLLTGPADVVGQFFYIGATGRAAERGLSAVLAEKPTVPAGRGVAARPGRGGHGALAIELHSVTAGYEPGRPVLRGLSARIEPGEHVALVGPSGVGKSTIVALLGRHLLPESGAVFVGNLDTREASGEAVRSLVTVVDQQTVLFSGTIAQNLRVARADASDAELRDAIDAAGLSADVARMPAGLDTPVGERGLSLSGGQVQRIAIARALLRDAPILVLDEPTSQVDLESEALIVDALRTLSRDRTVLTIAHRSSAIRDVDRVIELGGAS; encoded by the coding sequence ATGAGCCAAGCGTCGACCGGTCGTCCAGCGCGCCCGGCGACCCCAGGCGGTCGCCCGGGCGGACCTCCCAACGGCGGGCACGCGGGCGGGCATCCCGGCGGACGTCCCGGCGGTGGCCGGCCCGGCCACCCCGCGCCGGACACCCCCCTCGATCCCCGTGTCGTGCGGGCGACGCCGCGGAGCGCGATCGTCGTTCCCCTCGTCCTCGGTCTCGTCTCGGCCGCGTCACTCTCCGTGTTCTTCGTGCTCGTCGGCCGGTTCCTCGACCTCATCGCGGACGGCGAGACGGCGGGCAGCACCGACCTCCTCCTGCTCTGCGCCCTGCCCGTGGTCGCGGTGGTGTGCGGGATCATCTCCTCGCAGGTCACGGCCCGGAGCGTCGGTGTGACCGAGCGCCGCCTTCGCGGAATGGTCCTCGGACACGTCATCGACCTCGGCGTCGCCCGACGCTCCGACGCGGCCGCCGGTCGCCTCGTGTCCGCGGCGACGACAGACGTGGAGAAAGCAGCCGGGTACCGCGCCGGATTCGTCGGCCCCATCGCAGCGACGATGGCCGGACCCGTGCTCGTCATCCTCGTGATCGGCATCGCGATCGACCCCGTGTCCGCGCTCTGGCTCGCCATCGCGATCCCCGTCATCCCCCTCGTCGTCGGAGGATTCCAGCGCGCATTCCGGAAGGTGAGCGGGTCGTACCGACGCAGCGCCGGAATGCTGTCCGCCGCTTTCCTGGAGGCTGTCCAGGGGCTCTCGACCCTGGTCCTGCACCGGGCAGAGAATCGTACGGCGCAGGATCTGGCCGCGCGCGGCGAGGACAACCGGCGCCAGGTGATGCGGCTGCTCGCCGCCAACCAGCTCCTCATCCTCGTCGTGGACGCCGCGTTCTCCCTCGGTACTCTCGCCCTCGCGGCGACCCTCGCGATCGTGCGCTCGCTCGACGGAACGCTGACGTTCGGCCAGGCCGTGTCGGTCGTTCTCCTCTCCACCCTCCTCACCGGCCCGGCGGACGTCGTGGGGCAGTTCTTCTACATCGGCGCCACCGGTCGGGCGGCGGAACGCGGACTGTCCGCGGTGCTCGCCGAGAAGCCCACGGTGCCGGCGGGTCGCGGGGTTGCCGCTCGTCCCGGCCGCGGTGGCCACGGCGCCCTCGCGATCGAGCTCCACAGCGTGACGGCCGGATACGAGCCGGGTCGCCCGGTGCTGCGCGGACTGTCCGCCCGCATCGAGCCGGGCGAGCACGTGGCACTCGTGGGTCCGAGCGGCGTGGGCAAGTCGACGATCGTCGCGCTCCTCGGTCGGCACCTGCTTCCCGAGTCCGGCGCCGTGTTCGTGGGCAATCTGGACACGCGGGAGGCGTCGGGCGAGGCCGTCCGCTCGCTCGTGACCGTCGTTGACCAGCAGACGGTCCTCTTCTCCGGGACGATCGCCCAGAACCTCCGGGTCGCCCGCGCCGACGCGAGCGACGCCGAGTTGCGCGACGCGATCGACGCCGCGGGACTCTCCGCCGACGTCGCCCGGATGCCCGCCGGACTCGACACCCCTGTCGGTGAGCGTGGGCTGTCCCTCTCGGGCGGTCAGGTGCAGCGGATCGCGATCGCGCGCGCGCTGCTCCGGGATGCGCCGATCCTCGTGCTCGACGAACCGACCTCACAGGTCGACCTGGAATCGGAGGCCCTTATCGTCGACGCACTCCGGACGTTGTCCCGCGATCGCACCGTGCTGACGATCGCCCACCGCTCGAGCGCCATCCGCGACGTCGACCGCGTGATCGAGTTGGGAGGAGCATCATGA
- a CDS encoding iron-sulfur cluster assembly accessory protein: MLTMTETASTLVRTITNQSVGTTEGGLRISQADSTTDFAVDVVPAPEAADQIIEREGARVFLEEQAATALSDRILDAQLDENNAVRFSLGLPA; encoded by the coding sequence ATGCTCACCATGACCGAGACCGCCAGCACCCTCGTCCGCACCATCACCAACCAGTCCGTCGGCACGACGGAAGGTGGCCTGCGTATCAGCCAGGCAGACAGCACCACCGACTTCGCGGTCGATGTGGTCCCCGCTCCGGAGGCCGCCGACCAGATCATCGAACGAGAGGGAGCACGTGTCTTCCTCGAAGAGCAGGCCGCGACGGCACTCTCCGACCGCATCCTCGATGCGCAGCTCGACGAGAACAACGCCGTGCGCTTCTCCCTCGGACTCCCGGCCTGA
- a CDS encoding ABC transporter ATP-binding protein: protein MTATPGRLGLSRWLLTHTRELLRPLGLAIVLRVIGQLVGVALLVVAVDGVVRALSTGNGDVLGPTVVWLVVLALVKAVLRYLEQYSGHYVAFAALASLRRLFFARLAPQAPAATDGASSGDLSARATRDIDRVEVFFAHTVPPAVSAVVVPVVALLWTAIAVDPMLALVMLPVPVLVVAVVPFLSGGLTWRATRRRGEVSGRIAGHVSDSVAGVREILGFDHRGARLAELDQLGRASGRAAARVSGVAGVRAALVQAVQFGGIVAVLVVGASRAAEGSSDAVDVALAIAVLIGIAGPTRAVDGFVADLDASFASAARLFEVLEREPVVTDVATATPRTTVGSADAVRFDAVSFSYPGAPRPAVTDVTWSVAPGSHVAVVGVSGSGKSTLTALLARTWDSASGTVLLHGENVREIPLSDLRGRVAIVNQRPFVFGRSLRDNVLLGAPDASDEDIASALRTAALDEFVASLPEGLDTPVRERGARLSGGQLQRLALARALVTDPDVLVLDESTGALDPATEATVRERLAEWAGGRRTIIEVTHRVDQVLGTDEVLVLDRGRVVERGAPRDLAEADGPFASLLARV, encoded by the coding sequence ATGACCGCGACCCCCGGCCGCCTCGGGCTCTCCCGCTGGCTCCTGACCCACACGCGTGAACTGCTGCGGCCCCTCGGTCTCGCGATCGTGCTCCGCGTGATCGGTCAGCTCGTGGGGGTGGCCCTTCTCGTCGTCGCCGTCGACGGCGTCGTGCGGGCCCTGTCGACGGGGAACGGAGACGTCCTCGGCCCGACGGTCGTCTGGCTCGTCGTGCTCGCCCTCGTGAAAGCGGTGCTGCGGTATCTCGAGCAGTACTCGGGGCACTACGTCGCATTCGCTGCGCTCGCCTCCCTGCGTCGGCTGTTCTTCGCGCGGCTGGCGCCGCAGGCGCCGGCGGCGACCGATGGAGCTTCGAGCGGTGACCTGAGCGCTCGGGCTACGCGCGACATCGACCGCGTCGAGGTGTTCTTCGCCCACACGGTGCCCCCGGCGGTCTCGGCGGTGGTCGTGCCCGTCGTCGCGCTGCTCTGGACCGCGATCGCGGTGGACCCGATGCTCGCCCTCGTGATGCTGCCCGTTCCTGTGCTCGTCGTGGCCGTCGTCCCGTTCCTCTCCGGCGGGCTCACGTGGCGCGCCACCCGCCGACGCGGGGAGGTCTCCGGACGGATCGCCGGTCACGTCTCCGACTCCGTCGCCGGCGTGCGGGAGATCCTCGGCTTCGACCACCGGGGCGCTCGGCTCGCGGAGCTCGACCAGCTCGGGCGAGCGTCCGGACGTGCCGCCGCCCGTGTGAGCGGCGTGGCCGGCGTGCGCGCTGCCCTCGTACAGGCCGTGCAGTTCGGCGGCATCGTCGCAGTGCTCGTCGTGGGCGCCTCGCGCGCGGCCGAGGGGTCGTCCGACGCCGTCGACGTCGCTCTCGCGATCGCCGTGCTCATCGGGATCGCCGGCCCCACGCGTGCCGTCGACGGTTTCGTCGCCGACCTCGACGCCTCGTTCGCGAGCGCCGCGCGACTCTTCGAGGTGCTCGAACGCGAGCCCGTCGTGACGGACGTCGCCACGGCGACACCCCGCACGACCGTCGGCAGCGCGGATGCGGTGCGGTTCGACGCGGTCTCCTTCTCCTACCCCGGTGCGCCTCGCCCGGCTGTGACCGACGTGACCTGGTCCGTCGCACCCGGATCGCACGTCGCCGTCGTGGGTGTGTCGGGAAGCGGCAAGTCCACCCTCACCGCGCTCCTCGCCCGCACGTGGGACTCGGCGTCCGGCACCGTCCTCCTCCACGGGGAGAACGTGCGCGAGATCCCCCTCTCGGACCTCCGCGGTCGCGTGGCGATCGTGAACCAGCGCCCCTTCGTCTTCGGTCGCTCCCTGCGCGACAACGTGCTACTCGGTGCGCCCGACGCGAGCGACGAGGACATCGCCTCAGCGCTCCGAACGGCCGCACTCGACGAATTCGTCGCGAGCCTTCCCGAGGGGCTCGACACGCCCGTGCGCGAGCGCGGCGCGCGCCTCTCCGGTGGTCAGCTGCAGCGGCTCGCCCTCGCTCGCGCCCTCGTGACGGATCCCGACGTCCTCGTGCTCGACGAGTCGACGGGAGCCCTCGACCCCGCGACCGAGGCGACCGTCCGTGAACGGCTCGCAGAATGGGCGGGCGGGCGACGCACGATCATCGAGGTCACGCACCGGGTCGACCAGGTGCTCGGCACCGACGAGGTGCTCGTGCTCGACCGCGGTCGTGTCGTGGAACGCGGAGCACCCCGCGACCTCGCCGAGGCTGACGGCCCATTCGCGTCCCTCCTCGCCCGCGTCTGA